Proteins co-encoded in one Yamadazyma tenuis chromosome 1, complete sequence genomic window:
- the MSE1 gene encoding Glutamate--tRNA ligase mitochondrial (BUSCO:EOG09260XH5; EggNog:ENOG503NV5D; COG:J), with the protein MRLLRHYSKFSLKSGTGAVNNGIKSVHPHIPAVTRFAPSPTGYLHLGSLRTALYNYLLARNTNGKFILRLEDTDQTRLVAGAEKNIYDTLKWCGIQPDEGPVQGGIHAPYRQSERKHIYKEYADQLVAQGKAYHCYCSKERLGDLRESAMKLKPPTTVTYDRKCFHSHSQTSDEQPVIRFKSPEKYDKINDVVHGILDLQPQYNSEDRRYDDFVILKSDGLPTYHFANIVDDHLMGITHVIRGEEWLTSTPKHQALYQAFGWTPPEFVHIPLLTSLKDKKLSKRDGIMGVLSMSDKVLPEALINFVALFGWSPPRPSPGESVSEVMSMDELVEKFSLDGLTRGNAKVSNAKLYYFNKEHLHRLAKVDEKVVELAETYDLTDDTEYMARVLKKLLPSMSSLDEINNYKYLFTIPDYNTSNAPPNCKAVLMRYAELEYNVEELIKEFKKKEVFQSIRFALSNGAPGLAIPEIIDLLTLEETKKRVSTCIKKL; encoded by the coding sequence ATGAGGTTACTCAGACACTACTCCAAATTCAGTTTGAAACTGGGAACTGGAGCAGTGAATAATGGCATCAAATCGGTCCACCCGCATATACCGGCCGTGACGCGATTTGCCCCGTCACCTACCGGGTATTTGCATTTGGGATCGTTGAGAACCGCTCTCTACAACTACCTATTGGCCAGGAACACCAATGGGAAATTTATCCTACGCCTCGAGGATACCGACCAGACCCGCTTGGTAGCTGGTGCTGAGAAGAACATCTATGACACCTTGAAATGGTGTGGGATTCAGCCTGATGAGGGCCCTGTCCAAGGAGGTATTCACGCTCCGTACCGACAGTCTGAACGGAAACACATCTATAAGGAGTATGCTGATCAATTGGTGGCTCAGGGAAAGGCATACCACTGCTACTGTTCGAAAGAAAGGTTAGGAGACCTCCGGGAATCGGCtatgaagttgaagccTCCAACCACGGTTACGTACGACAGAAAGTGTTTTCACAGCCATCTGCAAACGTCAGATGAACAACCAGTTATAAGGTTCAAATCCCCTGAAAAGTAcgacaaaatcaacgaCGTTGTGCATGGAATATTAGATCTCCAACCACAGTATAATAGCGAAGATAGGAGGTACGACGATTTTGTAATTCTCAAGTCTGACGGACTACCCACCTACCATTTTGCCAACATAGTAGATGATCATTTGATGGGCATAACCCACGTTATCCGAGGTGAAGAATGGTTGACGTCGACACCAAAACACCAGGCTTTGTACCAGGCTTTCGGTTGGACCCCTCCTGAGTTTGTTCATATTCCATTACTTACTTCTCTAAAGGACAAGAAGCTTTCCAAGAGAGATGGAATCATGGGCGTTTTGTCCATGTCGGACAAAGTTTTGCCTGAAGCGTTGATAAACTTTGTTGCGTTATTCGGATGGTCACCACCCAGACCTTCTCCGGGCGAACTGGTTTCTGAAGTTATGTCTATGGACGAATTAGTAGAAAAGTTTTCTCTTGATGGATTGACCAGAGGAAATGCCAAAGTCAGCAATGCAAAATTGTAttacttcaacaaggagCATTTACACCGGCTTGCAAAGGTCGATGAAAAGGTCGTTGAACTTGCTGAAACTTACGATTTGACAGATGATACCGAGTATATGGCGagagtgttgaagaaacttcttCCGAGTATGAGCTCCTTGGACGAGATAAATAACTACAAATACCTTTTCACCATCCCCGACTACAACACTTCAAACGCCCCCCCGAACTGTAAGGCAGTACTCATGAGATATGCAGAGTTGGAATATAATGTTGAGGAATTAATCAAGGAGTTTaaaaaaaaagaagtttttcaGTCCATCAGATTCGCTTTGAGCAACGGGGCTCCAGGGTTGGCTATTCCCGAGATCATCGACTTGCTTactcttgaagaaaccaaaaaaaGAGTCAGTACTTGTATAAAGAAATTGTAA
- the cdc4 gene encoding myosin II light chain (COG:T; EggNog:ENOG503P1SU; BUSCO:EOG09265591) — translation MSQNTKTYKDAFALFDKKGTGKIPVEHLGDLLRAVGQNPTLAEISDLQSGIGGGEFDFETYKKIIERPDGFKPLGLPEDYIKGFQVFDKDHTGYIGVGELRYILTSIGEKLSDSEVDELLKGVNVTSDGNVDYVEFVKSILDQ, via the exons ATG TCCCAAAACACCAAAACATACAAAGATGCGTTTGCCCTCTTCGACAAAAAGGGCACTGGAAAGATCCCAGTTGAACACTTGGGTGACTTATTAAGAGCCGTGGGCCAGAATCCCACCTTGGCAGAGATCTCCGACTTGCAAAGCGGTATCGGCGGCGGTgagtttgattttgaaacgtacaaaaaaatcattgaaagaCCTGATGGATTCAAGCCATTGGGATTACCAGAAGACTACATAAAGGGATTCCAAGTTTTCGATAAGGACCACACCGGCTACATTGGTGTGGGTGAGTTGAGATACATATTGACGTCCATTGGCGAAAAGTTGTCGGATAGTGAAGTTgacgagttgttgaaaggTGTCAATGTGACGTCTGACGGGAATGTTGACTACGTGGAATTTGTCAAATCGATCTTGGACCAATAG
- a CDS encoding uncharacterized protein (COG:S; EggNog:ENOG503P82V): MSKDSDKEFNQHLNEVKDNFKALTTSLLSLTSESFNGFNDIAKQVMDDPTAWKNFEEWALRKDTWEFPSIYEKRSGEPSPDRESLSGCEGGRRRGFGFGNFSGLGLFSFGTPSIRKYNECIDKKGQQLYDTHGHWRCLFPNAEIPNKVLALRDSRFPGYLLTKEEFQKEVVTRGINPDAGQYDLGDQGMFFSQFEDYMNWKAIMHRNIKEQRRQWRNQLREEKKQLRKEREKSRELQPVGKDSDSSRRVVSSSTETNYETNTNNDTVFKETKIQYFDDGTSLTTTITKSKPFGQDWQTQSVDEVKGDEKPQASGFLLILLSCALFNNYKPLWVIFIFLVAPLPNILANTIESTRDDFLTFSNDHGSNPSQLQELCKYITGTLIVSGVSLPIVFYHCHLIEVGSMLMSIIGGLIVYVDIIIFIWFFSEEEEENDDFNF; the protein is encoded by the exons ATGTCTAAAGACTCAGACAAAGAATTTAACCAACACTTGAACGAAGTGAAGGACAACTTCAAAGCTCTCACCACATCCTTACTCAGCTTGACTCTGGAATCCTTCAATGGGTTCAATGATATCGCCAAGCAGGTGATGGATGATCCTACCGCCTGGAAGAACTTTGAGGAGTGGGCTTTACGCAAAGACACTTGGGAATTCCCCAGCATCTACGAAAAGCGCCTGGGCGAACCATCACCAGACCGGGAATCTCTCCTGGGTTGTGAAGGCGGCCGTCGTCGTGGGTTTGGCTTTGGCAACTTCTCCGGGCTCGGATTGTTCAGCTTTGGGACCCCTTCCATCAGAAAATACAATGAGTGTATTGACAAGAAGGGACAACAACTCTACGACACCCATGGCCACTGGCGGTGTTTGTTCCCCAACGCTGAGATCCCTAACAAGGTGTTGGCGTTGAGAGACAGCCGGTTTCCTGGATATCTCTTGACGAAGGAGGAATTTCAGAAAGAAGTGGTAACCCGTGGAATCAACCCTGATGCCGGCCAGTACGATTTGGGAGACCAGGGAATGTTTTTCAGCCAATTCGAAGACTATATGAACTGGAAGGCTATCATGCATAGAAATATCAAGGAGCAAAGACGCCAATGGAGAAACCAGCTTagagaagagaagaaacagTTAAGAAAGGAAAGGGAGAAGAGTCGTGAGTTGCAGCCGGTCGGTAAAGATTCGGACTCATCGAGGAGAGTAGTTTCTCTGAGCACCGAGACTAACTACGAGACCAACACCAATAACGACACTGTGTTCAAAGAAACCAAGATTCAGTATTTTGACGATGGTACTTCCCtaaccaccaccatcaccaagagTAAACCTTTTGGGCAAGACTGGCAAACTCAACTGGTTGATGAAGTTAAGGGGGATGAAAAGCCCCAAG CCTCGGGGTTTTTGCTTATCCTCTTGTCATGTGCATTATTCAACAACTATAAGCCCCTTTGGGTAATattcattttcttggtggcCCCATTACCCAACATCCTTGCAAATACCATCGAGAGCACCCGAGACGATTTCTTGACTTTCAGTAATGATCATGGCAGCAACCCTTCACAGTTGCAGGAGTTGTGCAAGTACATCACCGGAACTTTGATTGTTAGTGGAGTGAGCTTGCCGATTGTGTTTTACCACTGTCATTTGATTGAAGTGGGCTCGATGTTAATGAGTATTATTGGAGGGTTGATTGTTTACGTGGACATCATCATATTCATTTGGTTCTTCagcgaagaagaagaggagaatgacgacttcaacttctAA
- the DOM34 gene encoding Translation factor pelota (COG:J; BUSCO:EOG09262NB1; EggNog:ENOG503NUSJ), with product MKLVKQSFEKDSSGYTTLVPQDKEDLWQLYNLIQKQDDVKIQTFRNVSKKSGLSAVGGKDKGKQERKMVTLRLNVEDVEYNPSDESMRIRGKTTEPNEYVPIQSYHTGEVQLTKPITVYKHQWDQINYNIVIQSCSIEAKAEVGAIVFEEGIAHLCLITDNMTVLKTKIEKSIPKKRRGDNSNYEKGLNKFYDLIITTMLRNFDLDKLKVVILTSPGFMASSLLAQINAYAQKNDDKDLFRNKFKFVVAHSSTGYLQGLQEALQDPHLQKKLSDTKFTKQVQVFEEFEKNLNEDNDKAWYGRKECEQAIELGAVKYLMITDSLFRNDDISVRKFYIDLTEQVKHSSGEVLIFSSLHDSGKQLDALTGIAVLLSYPVPDLDEEEEE from the coding sequence ATGAAGCTTGTAAAACAATCGTTTGAAAAGGACTCCAGTGGTTATACAACGCTTGTTCCTCAAGACAAGGAGGACTTGTGGCAGTTGTATAACTTGATTCAGAAACAGGATGATGTCAAAATCCAGACCTTCAGAAATGTCAGCAAGAAGTCGGGGTTGTCAgcagttggtggaaagGACAAGGGAAAGCAAGAACGGAAAATGGTAACACTCCGATTGAACGTCGAGGATGTTGAATACAATCCCTCAGATGAGCTGATGAGAATTAGAGGCAAAACCACCGAGCCCAACGAATACGTTCCTATTCAAAGTTATCATACTGGAGAAGTACAGTTGACCAAACCTATAACCGTGTACAAACATCAATGGGACCAAATAAACTACAATATCGTGATCCAGTCGTGCTCTATCGAGGCCAAGGCTGAAGTTGGTGCCATCgtgtttgaagaaggcATTGCCCACTTATGTCTTATCACTGACAATATGACGGTTTTGAAGACCAAGATAGAGAAGTCGATTCCCAAGAAACGCAGAGGTgacaactccaactacGAAAAGggcttgaacaagttctatgacttgatcatcaccaccatgtTGCGGAACTTCGActtggataagttgaaaGTGGTGATATTGACATCTCCAGGGTTTATGGCATCGAGTCTATTGGCACAAATAAATGCCTATGCTCAAAAGAACGATGACAAAGACTTATTTCggaacaagttcaagtttgtggtggCCCACTCGTCTACAGGATACCTCCAGGGATTGCAGGAGGCGTTACAAGACCCTCACTTGCAGAAAAAGTTGTCGGAcaccaagttcaccaaACAAGTGCAGGTATTCgaggagtttgaaaagaacttgaatgaGGACAACGACAAGGCTTGGTACGGAAGAAAAGAATGTGAGCAGGCCATTGAGCTTGGGGCTGTCAAATATTTGATGATCACCGATTCATTGTTCAGAAACGACGATATTCTGGTTCGTAAATTCTATATCGACTTAACTGAACAGGTGAAGCATTCTAGTGGAGAAGTGTTGATATTCTCGAGCTTACATGATTCTGGTAAGCAGCTTGATGCATTGACAGGGATAGCGGTGTTATTAAGCTATCCTGTTCCGGATTTggacgaggaagaagaagagtaa
- a CDS encoding uncharacterized protein (COG:U; EggNog:ENOG503P2ZE), with the protein MSRRTKDLFDQLVFDDFDEELLSEAQPSRFKGIAHGSRASKNYPQLPHYHDKEQEDTGADADVEEDTYDYFDLYESDQQSDSPSQSVFSDHHERYSSHRRGDTSTPRSPDTSMSDILEQLDNGGNKHRGIPDLPPRDSIFHLNHRQYLEDLNIIGSGVTSNKQILECMEQMIQEENDRILEQLESFVDEVRGSYITMSLFAKTQTLINQLESTIDERKQLFSLKLEPSTNDNFDLINLLDKISKNLNYLQDDCKDSGNYQRLETTVDRFNSNIDSLSHDTSIQIDEYKFKIKTRREPVVKEAKSVRFQDDNDDNEENLRNELMGTRTFRPYRDVPDADSEFDDASETSQDSNLNNQQMFAQHQQQLLTQDDDLDVLHESVKIQKSMGLNINQELDEHLIILNDLENGVDVAHRRVRNTNNRLNEFRSKVQENGSLVTIIVLTVILILLLVVLN; encoded by the exons ATGTCGAGGAGAACGAAGGACCTTTTCGACCAACTTgtatttgatgattttgacgAAGAGCTCTTGCTGGAGGCCCAACCGTCCCGGTTCAAAGGCATAGCCCATGGGCTGAGAGCATCCAAAAACTACCCCCAATTACCTCACTACCACGACAAGGAACAAGAGGACACCGGTGCCGATGCTGATGTTGAAGAGGATACGTACGATTACTTTGATTTGTATGAACTGGATCAGCAACTGGATTCCCCGTCCCAATCGGTTTTCTCGGATCACCATGAGCGCTACTCATCCCACCGACGTGGAGATACCAGTACTCCCCGGTCACCAGACACGTCAATGCTGGATATACTAGAACAGCTTGACAATGGTGGAAACAAACACAGAGGTATTCCTGACCTCCCGCCGCGAGACTCGATATTCCACTTAAACCACCGTCAGTATTTGGAGGACTTGAACATTATTGGCTCCGGAGTCACCAGCAACAAGCAGATACTTGAGTGTATGGAACAAATGATACAGGAGGAAAACGACCGAATTTTGGAACAGTTGGagctgtttgtggatgaggTTCGAGGCAGC TACATCACCATGAGCTTGTTTgcaaaaacacaaacatTAATAAACCAGTTGGAGTCCACCATAGATGAACGCAAACAGCTCTTCAGCCTCAAACTAGAGCCCTCCACCAACGACAACTTTGATCTCATCAATTTGCTCGAcaaaatctccaaaaaTCTTAATTACCTCCAGGATGACTGTAAGGATAGTGGCAACTACCAAAGACTAGAAACCACCGTAGACCGGTTCAACAGCAATATAGACAGTTTAAGCCATGATACATCTATTCAGATTGACGAAtacaagttcaaaatcaagacCAGAAGAGAGCCTGTGGTGAAGGAAGCCAAGTCTGTGAGATTCCaagatgataatgatgacaatgaagaaaaccTCCGAAACGAACTCATGGGAACACGAACCTTCCGTCCGTATAGAGATGTTCCTGATGCCGATCTGGAGTTCGACGATGCACTGGAAACGTCGCAGGATTCAAATCTTAACAACCAGCAAATGTTTGCtcagcatcaacaacaGCTTCTTACGCAAGACGACGACTTGGATGTGTTACATGAGTCGGTGAAAATCCAGAAGCTGATGGGGCTCAACATTAACCAGGAGTTGGATGAACATTTGATCATCTTGAacgacttggaaaatgGAGTCGACGTGGCTCACAGACGAGTAAGAAACACCAATAACCGCTTAAATGAGTTCAGAAGCAAAGTGCAAGAGAACGGGTCTCTTGTTACGATAATTGTGCTCACAGTGATTCTTATTCTTCTATTGGTAGTATTAAACTAA
- the ARC1 gene encoding G4 quadruplex nucleic acid binding protein (EggNog:ENOG503P07W; COG:J; BUSCO:EOG09263JFQ) — protein sequence MNKIFSRLKFNMSTLINASKDLTKEQQALASQFSTLSLRVNESDSLVTINDTLRSSTYLLGNELNKVDLTLFDSILPTIKSFKPEDFVNYRHVVRWGDLIQNLTDHKDKFEVNKDLELPREIKEKKKKEDAPKAAPVASTKPEAPKKQDADQKDNKKEVTEEEKKAKADAKKAAKAAKAKANAEKAAAEKAAQKPPSPSLIDFRVGFIQKAIKHPNADSLYVSTIDVGEEEPRTICSGLVKYIPLEQMQQRFVIVVANLKPVAMRGIKSNGMVLCASNPTEVEFVNPPEGSKPGDKLFFEDFNGTPEKQLNPKKKIFETCQPLFSTTENFEVTYTEEGQEPKKLVNERGELCKNSTLVKAEVK from the coding sequence atgaacaaaatctttAGCAGACTCAAGTTTAACATGTCCACTTTAATTAACGCTTCCAAAGACTTAACCAAAGAACAACAAGCGTTAGCATCCCAGTTTTCCACCTTATCCTTGCGGGTGAACGAGAGTGATTCGTTGGTCACCATCAACGACACCTTGAGATCCTCCACCTACTTATTAGGCAACGAGCTTAACAAGGTAGACTTGACGTTATTCGACTCAATTTTGCCCACCATCAAGTCTTTTAAGCCCGAGGACTTTGTCAACTACAGACACGTTGTCAGATGGGGAGACTTGATCCAGAACTTGACTGACCACAAAGACAAATTTGAAGTCaacaaggacttggagCTTCCCAGAGaaatcaaggaaaagaaaaagaaggaagacGCTCCTAAGGCTGCTCCTGTGGCCTCTACCAAGCCAGAAGCACCAAAGAAGCAAGATGCCGACCAGAAGGATaacaagaaagaagtgacggaagaagaaaagaaggctAAAGCTGATGCCAAAAAGGCTGCTAAGGCTGCTAAAGCCAAGGCCAACGCCGAAAAGGCTGCTGCTGAAAAAGCCGCCCAAAAGCCTCCAAGCCCAAGTTTAATCGACTTCAGAGTGGGATTCATCCAAAAGGCCATCAAGCACCCCAACGCTGATTCTCTTTACGTTTCTACCATTGACGtgggtgaagaagaacctaGAACCATCTGTTCAGGTTTAGTCAAGTACATTCCTTTGGAACAAATGCAACAAAGGTTTGTCATTGTGgtggccaacttgaaaccTGTGGCCATGAGAGGTATTAAATCCAATGGGATGGTATTGTGTGCTTCCAACCCCACTGAGGTTGAATTTGTGAACCCCCCCGAAGGTTCCAAGCCTGGTgacaagttgttctttGAGGACTTCAACGGTACGCCAGAGAAGCAATTGAACCCtaaaaagaagattttTGAAACCTGTCAACCACtcttctccaccaccgaaaACTTTGAAGTCACTTACACGGAAGAAGGCCAGgaaccaaagaagttggttaaTGAGAGAGGTGAGTTGTGTAAGAACTCAACTCTTGTAAAGGCAGAAGTGAAGTAG
- the SMC5 gene encoding Structural maintenance of chromosomes protein 5 (COG:B,D,L; BUSCO:EOG0926071Q; EggNog:ENOG503NUF3) translates to MKVTVTNFTTYSYAEFSLSPTLNMIIGPNGTGKSTLVSAICLGLGGKPELIKRPSLKDMIKSGENRAEVTITMMGNGGRSFVIERSFDAKSSEWKVDNKKVAERFVQTKVKELNIQLDNLCHFLPQERVAEFAGLSPEKLLLETQRTLKNGDLHVMHESLIALEKDRDAAAEDLKNIVDNVDKLTSEREILQEEVERLNQFNDKATDLKYHELLLPYAISNDDKEKKRMLKKQRDDAKAKLNAFDNNADPLHKEVTLCLRKVDDLKAQIFELRSEIDQSKEQYKRESSTVQKITSSIQEMKEELQRTKIGKETIRKELELLNSDVQDLRTKYNELGELDALTEERDEFYKLRRDKNSTVTETMGRLEAIRDNIESQEREVSRLGFKIKEQEAVLNTKDKLSMLNPSSNGSNNPLLSNAYHIHQELRKRPELKQYYFESPVVTCDVTEKSVAPVIEKIINPSTLMSLTFTSEDAYNKIPNILFKNFNSPTRIIVEQASEPQIAKSQISGFGFQCYLSDFLVGPSEVINMINSNSKLNWIPYAPELSQDQVARLLNPDSNGRIPFMRFAVGNQLITVHKSKYGAKQFVSVTETVTRSKFFGKENVVPGEVKKQTQLAIESLKSQQVIAQDAKMNHEAEKEQLLPLVQQNKNAFADIDKQYREVKEQIQRKSRIKEKIERTDDLIKRKTRELSSSESSKLNKYRKRILNLNVELATGSASKQAAAVDITSKSVELNNLVLERFQHETRASSIKALVEEIDQYKEELVKLYEEANANYRNIRESDASKKIKEQKKHYTEKEERDLAKLAEKYLETNSLNQIYVKNKIQLIRDELSVLTAAADRNCINRLKEVEAKLEEYENTLPRYEKAKLDLDARIEKIQSEWEPELTKLVFRISLSFKKKFVAVASDGEVRLKKQEKFKDWRLEILVKFRQESELKILDRQSQSGGERAVSTIFFVMALQGLTQAPVRIVDEINQGMDPTNEKQAHKFLVHTASKASDSQYFLVTPKLLTGLYYHPSMKIHCIFTGPLIDPFRKNDVDFMDFTDLH, encoded by the coding sequence ATGAAGGTAACCGTAACCAACTTCACCACATACTCCTATGCCGAGTTCTCGTTGTCTCCAACCCTAAATATGATCATTGGTCCTAACGGTACGGGAAAGAGTACCTTAGTTTCGGCCATTTGCCTTGGGCTTGGAGGAAAACCCGAACTCATAAAGCGGCCTCTGCTTAAAGATATGATCAAATCGGGCGAAAATCGGGCAGAGGTGACTATCACCATGATGGGCAATGGTGGCCGTTCCTTTGTTATTGAGCGGAGTTTTGATGCAAAGTCGAGTGAGTGGAAAGTCGATAACAAGAAAGTTGCAGAACGATTTGTACAAACAAAAGTCAAAGAACTTAATATTCAGTTGGACAACTTGTGTCACTTTTTGCCCCAAGAGAGAGTAGCAGAGTTTGCCGGTCTCAGTCCAGAAAAGTTACTTTTGGAAACTCAAAGAACCTTGAAAAACGGGGACCTCCATGTGATGCACGAAAGCCTTATAGCGTTGGAGAAGGATAGAGATGCGGCTGCCgaggacttgaagaatatcGTGGATAATGTGGATAAGTTGACATCTGAGCGGGAGATtttacaagaagaagttgagcGGTTGAATCAGTTCAATGATAAGGCCACCGATTTGAAGTATCATGAACTCTTATTACCTTATGCCATATCCAATGATgacaaggaaaagaagaggatgTTGAAAAAGCAGAGGGATGATGCTAAAGCCAAGTTGAATGCATTTGATAACAATGCTGATCCCCTTCATAAAGAGGTGACCCTTTGTTTGAGAAAGGTAGACGACCTCAAGGCGCAGATATTTGAGCTACGAAGTGAAATAGATCAGTCTAAGGAGCAGTATAAAAGGGAGTCTTCAACGGTACAAAAAATCACATCCAGTATTCAAGAAATGAAGGAAGAGTTGCAAAGAACCAAGATTGGTAAAGAAACCATTCGGAAGGAGCTTGAACTTCTTAACTCGGATGTGCAAGACTTGCGAACAAAGTATAATGAGTTGGGAGAGTTGGATGCTCTCACTGAAGAGAGAGACGAATTCTACAAACTAAGAAGAGATAAGAATTCAACCGTTACTGAAACTATGGGCAGACTTGAAGCGATTAGAGACAACATTGAATCACAAGAAAGAGAGGTTTCGAGACTTGGTTTTAAAatcaaagaacaagaagcaGTCCTCAATACGAAAGACAAACTTTCTATGCTCAACCCTAGCAGTAATGGAAGTAACAATCCTTTGCTTTCTAACGCATACCACattcaccaagaactccGTAAGAGACCTGAGTTGAAACAGTACTATTTTGAGTCTCCCGTCGTTACTTGTGATGTGACCGAGAAACTGGTAGCTCCAgttattgaaaaaatcattAATCCAAGTACACTAATGTCCTTGACATTCACCTCAGAAGACGCATACAATAAGATACCAAAtattttgttcaaaaacttcaactcgCCTACAAGAATCATTGTGGAACAAGCTAGCGAACCTCAAATTGCAAAATCACAGATATCTGGGTTTGGATTTCAATGCTATTTATCTGACTTCCTTGTTGGTCCCTCCGAGGTCATCAATATGATTAACTCCAATTCAAAGTTGAATTGGATTCCTTACGCTCCAGAACTTTCCCAGGACCAGGTTGCTCGTCTCTTAAACCCAGATAGCAATGGAAGAATCCCATTCATGAGGTTTGCTGTGGGCAATCAACTCATAACTGTCCATAAATCCAAGTATGGAGCTAAACAATTTGTCAGCGTTACCGAAACGGTTACAAGGtccaaattctttggaAAGGAGAACGTGGTACCTGGAGAAGTTAAAAAGCAAACACAGCTAGCAATAGAGTCACTTAAGAGCCAGCAAGTAATTGCACAGGATGCAAAAATGAATCATGAAGCTGAAAAGGAGCAACTATTGCCCTTAGTTCAGCAGAACAAGAACGCATTTGCAGATATTGATAAGCAGTACAGGGAGGTAAAGGAGCAGATTCAGCGGAAGAGTAGAATTAAAGAGAAAATTGAGAGAACAGACGATCTCATTAAACGTAAAACAAGAGAATTGAGCTCAAGTGAATCATCCAAGCTAAATAAGTATCGGAAGAGAATTCTAAATCTCAATGTCGAGTTGGCAACTGGGTCAGCCTCCAAGCAAGCTGCTGCGGTGGACATTACTCTGAAGTCGGTGGAACTAAACAACTTGGTTCTTGAAAGGTTTCAACACGAAACTCGGGCCTCTTCAATCAAGGCATTAGTAGAAGAAATTGACCAATATAAGGAAGAATTGGTAAAGCTTTATGAGGAGGCTAATGCCAATTACCGAAATATAAGAGAAAGTGATGCTTCCAAGAAGATAAAAGAACAGAAGAAACATTACACCGAGAAGGAAGAAAGAGACTTGGCCAAACTAGCAGAAAAGTATTTGGAGACAAACTCTTTGAACCAAATATAtgtcaagaacaagatcCAGCTAATTAGAGATGAATTGAGTGTTTTGACAGCTGCTGCTGACAGAAATTGCATCAACCGATTGAAAGAGGTTGAAGCCAAACTCGAAGAATATGAGAACACTTTGCCAAGATACGAGAAGGCCAAACTTGACTTGGACGCTCGTATTGAGAAGATTCAGTCTGAATGGGAGCCTGAGCTAACCAAGTTGGTCTTTAGGATCTCACTTTCATTCAAAAAGAAGTTCGTTGCTGTTGCTAGTGATGGGGAAGTAAGATTAAAAAAGCAGGAGAAGTTTAAGGACTGGCGACTTGAAATTCTCGTTAAGTTCAGGCAAGAATCCGAATTAAAAATACTTGATCGTCAATCTCAGTCGGGAGGAGAGAGAGCAGTATCAACCATTTTTTTTGTGATGGCCCTACAAGGATTGACACAAGCCCCCGTGCgtattgttgatgaaatcaaccaagGTATGGACCCTACCAATGAGAAACAAGCCCACAAATTCTTGGTTCACACTGCTTCAAAGGCATCCGATAGTCAATACTTTTTGGTGACTCCCAAGCTCTTGACAGGCTTATACTACCACCCCAGTATGAAGATCCACTGTATTTTTACGGGTCCTTTGATCGATCCGTTCAGAAAAAatgatgttgatttcatGGACTTCACTGATCTCCATTAA
- a CDS encoding uncharacterized protein (EggNog:ENOG503P3C3) — MSTDGISVNTIDAVDIRRNERFHMFPEERVKSIAGITGVIGFFSGFYDGIKSSSVRYLTENSHRLPRNVGGWYFYHKKKNYIMLTSGFRTGVRHGLKYSLLVSSFFSAEALVDQARGVQDFLNTTVTSSVFFTTFAYYKRLSRVQTLSYGKRGFLFGLCIGVCQDLMIWNRGGKVWYLEEWVVKRSGTQPEKM, encoded by the coding sequence ATGAGTACAGACGGCATATCTGTGAACACCATCGATGCTGTTGATATACGGCGTAATGAGCGGTTCCACATGTTCCCCGAAGAGCGAGTGAAGTCTATAGCTGGAATCACGGGCGTGATAGGCTTTTTCAGTGGCTTTTACGATGGTATCAAGTCTTCATCCGTACGGTACCTCACCGAGAATAGCCACAGACTTCCACGAAATGTCGGTGGATGGTACTTTTAtcacaagaagaagaactacATCATGCTAACTAGCGGCTTCAGAACCGGGGTGCGCCATGGACTCAAGTACTCATTGCTTGTGTCGAGTTTTTTTAGTGCTGAAGCGTTGGTGGACCAGGCGAGAGGTGTGCAAGACTTTTTGAATACCACTGTAACGTCTTCTGTGTTCTTCACAACCTTTGCGTATTACAAGAGACTAAGCCGAGTGCAGACGCTCAGCTATGGGAAGAGGGGGTTCCTTTTTGGGTTGTGTATTGGAGTCTGCCAGGATTTAATGATATGGAACAGAGGAGGAAAGGTGTGGTACCTTGAAGAATGGGTCGTGAAAAGGTCTGGAACTCAGCCAGAGAAAATGTAA